From the genome of Mixophyes fleayi isolate aMixFle1 chromosome 2, aMixFle1.hap1, whole genome shotgun sequence, one region includes:
- the LOC142139836 gene encoding uncharacterized protein LOC142139836, giving the protein MDVYLQTALKYLGPADITTKMQLIQQFQEKEAADRQERRAAMEVAERQAEQQAERESAEREAERRYELELAKLKRQPEARDAGISRPRPENFPVLEKDGDLDTFLRGFEKTCRQYGLAKDQWAQYLTPGLRGKALEAFADLPPEMDGNYEAIKSALLQRFNITPEAHRQKFRDLKRSASDTYSGLVAQLCASFKQWVGGLQITTFDALQDLMIQEQFLTLCPADVKEWVVDRDPASSAEAARLADKYTVTRAPAAKRGTFVPGQSAWKGERPGGAPSPAVVSSSFGRVGAKPVQGDTRRCFICNRTGHLSAACPDRKISTASTVGPPPPWSAPAVLCVAGSQVSRNDNLQTVTVGEKVTVGLRDTGADVTLVRSELVGSSDIIPGKTIAVRGVGGIHPAVPMARVYLDWGAGRGLREVGVSDNIPTNVLLGTDLGRMLSRYVASSDVVDSELNHVFSQVSGCDRENVCSVVSEVCKLGCEKENDCSIVSDLGQLSVSKEVGDVTISSVSVVTRRQAEKDRSSQLTPEREVESPSDPETPPLTPLPPAPAVTDALPLSPDTEQQVRSQAFQQAQHTDTTLETLRCLAGSPPTESDKERVFWEQGRLYKESVARDVPEAGGDGETASGTPYVSGRVTQGSS; this is encoded by the coding sequence atggatgtttatttgcaaactgccctaaaatatttgggcccagcggacattacaactaaaatgcaactcatacagcagttccaggagaaggaagctgctgaccgtcaggagaggcgtgctgctatggaggtagcagagcgccaagcagagcaacaggcagaaagagaatctgccgagcgagaggcagagaggagatatgagctggagcttgcgaagctcaaacgccagccagaagccagagatgctggtattagcagaccccgtcctgagaatttccctgtattggaaaaagatggggatttggatacctttttgcgaggttttgaaaagacatgccgacagtatggactggccaaagatcagtgggcacaatatttaacccctggtttgcgaggtaaagcattagaagcctttgcagatcttccacctgagatggacggaaattatgaggcaatcaaaagtgccctgttgcaacgctttaacatcaccccagaggcgcataggcagaaattcagagatttaaaacgcagtgcctctgacacatattcaggacttgtggcccagctgtgtgcttcattcaaacagtgggttggagggctacagatcaccacctttgatgctctgcaagatttgatgatccaggagcagtttctgactttgtgcccagctgatgtgaaggaatgggtagtggatcgggaccctgcgtcatctgcggaagcagctagactggctgacaagtacactgtcacccgggcccctgcagctaaaagaggaacttttgtgccaggacagtctgcctggaaaggggagCGGCCCGGAGGAGCACCTTCACCTGctgttgtttcttcatcttttgggagggtgggggccaagcctgttcagggagatacccgccgttgttttatttgcaacaggacAGGGCACCTCAGTGCCGCCTGTCCAGACCGAAAGATATCTACAGCCTCCACTGTGGGACCACCTCCTCCCTGGtctgctccagctgtcctgtgtgttgcgggatccCAAGTGAGCCGGAATGACAATCTGCAAACGGTCACTGTCGGTGaaaaggtaactgtggggttaagagacacgggtgctgatgttaccctggtgcgttcagagttggtggggtcatcggatataattccagggaaaactattgctgtgcgcggggtgggaggaatacaccctgctgtgcctatggcccgggtctatctggactggggtgctggaagaggtctaagggaaGTCGGGGTATCAGACAATATtcctacaaatgttttgcttggaactgatttaggcaggatgttatctcgttatgttgctagtagtgatgttgtggactctgaacttaaccatgttttttcccaggtatcaggatgtgacagggaaaatgtttgttcagttGTATCTGAAGTCTGTAAACTAGGATGTGAGAAGGAAAATGATTGCTCAATTGTATCCGACCTAGGTCAACTGTCTGTATCCAAGGAGGTAGGGGATGTAACTATTTCCTCAGTGTCAGTGGTCACACGTAGGCAAGCAGAGAAGGATAGGTCCTCACAATTAACTCCTGAGAGAGAGGTAGAAAGTCCCTctgacccagaaactccccctctaacccccctccctccagcacctgcagttACAGATGCCTTACCTTTATCACCAGACACTGAGCAGCAAGTGAGAAGCCAGGCTTTTCAACAAGCACAGCACACTGACACTACACTGGAAACACTGAGGTGCCTAGCAGGCAGTCCTCCCACTGAGTCTGATAAAGAAAGAGTGTTTTGGGAACAGGGAAGGTTGTATAAGGAAAGTGTAGCCAGAGATGTACCTGAGGCGGGGGGTGATGGAGAAACGGCTAGTGGTACCCCTTATGTATCGGGAAGGGTTACTCAGGGTAGCTCATGA